The following DNA comes from Oncorhynchus mykiss isolate Arlee chromosome 16, USDA_OmykA_1.1, whole genome shotgun sequence.
TTGCTCAATATTTAATCGTATCAAGTTACTGTGATACTACGTTATAAATAGTGCAATTCTTGTTATACTCCTATTCACCTGATGTGTAGAGAATTGACATAGAGATGTTTTCTCCTTCACATTTCTCTCTGTGCGAATTGAGCATGTGTATATGTCTTGTTTAGAAGAGAGGGGGCTCTGAGATTTCCTAAACAGAGCAGCATTTCCTCTGAGCGTTTCCTCTCGCTGTAGACTAGTAGTGTAGTAACGGACTAGGGGTTGCTAGAATTAGAGCAAACAGAGGATCTCTTAGAGTCCCTGTTAGAGATCcccacacacatgaacacaaagTGAATATTAGTTTGTTAACCTAAACGTGTCAACCACTTTGTTTGTGGAATCTTCTGGTGGTTGTGAGAGTATGACAAATTGAACTTAAATTGAACAAATTGAAAATGTTGTCTGTTTTTCAGTACTATCTCTTTCTCACTTTCCCAGATTCCTCCATTATTCATCAGGGAAATAGAGCCTTTTCAGCTCCCTATTACTTCTTACTGCAATGCTTTATCCCAGTGCAGTTAAATGTCCCACAGGGCAGAATATAAGCCTGAGTGGAAGGGTTTGCAAATTCTCAGTCATGCCTGTTATGTGTCAATCATGTTGGATGGTCATTTAACATACGTGATATGTATAAGTGTGTTTGCCTGTTTGTGTTTGCATGTTTTGGTGCACAACTGCCCATACAGAACAtccatacagtgtgtgtgtgtgtgtgtgtttgtgtgtttgtgtgtgtgtgtgtgtgtgtgtgtgtgtgtgtgtgtgtgtgtgtgtgtgtgtgtgtgtgtgtgtgtcttctctctATGCTTGTGCCAGAGGATTGTGCTTCCACAGTAACAGGCCACAGTCCAGCTGTCATAAAGGTCAGAGAAACGTTCAACTCTGCTGACAGAAAAACAAACATCTGCTCATCCTGCACTCAGCTCCATCTCTTCGCCAGTTTCTCACGACCTGACAACTCTGACGCACTCTCCtctgtttggttgtgtgtgtttgtttactttgtggctcccccccccccccccccccccccgttttgtGGCTTTTAACCGTCCTATGGGAACTAATTTGTTCCCTTGTGTTCTTTGCTACAAGGGTCATCAGCCTGCCTATTTTGtgttccatccattccatccaaaACAGATCAAAGTGTTTTATATGTGGACATTAACCCGTTGTATGTATGCCTCTGGATCGTCTGAGTGAGGGTGATGGAAAGAGTGCCTGCGTGTGGAACAGTACAAGTGGGTACGTGTTGCCCTGTACGCTGTCATATGTCAAGGTGACGAAGGGTGCCTGTTTTTTGGCTAGCAGTGTCTGTTGTTGTGGAGATGAAAGGCACTGCACTCTCTAATCTCACAGCTGGATATGTGTGCAGTACAGTGCTCCGTTGTATGTGAGAAGAAAGAAACACCATATACCCAAAACAGCAGCTGACACTGTGTTACTGACTGATGGCCTACGTTCAGCTAGAGTTATGTTTTTAGCTTATCTCCCACTATGAATGTACACATGATTCGAAATGCACTCTCTAAATTCTAGAGACATTTTATTTGGACAACATTTCCATTCAGAAATTGAGCTTAATAATTTATTTCATTTTGTGAAGAAATctatgcacactcttgcctgttATCATAACGAGCACTTTCGTTGTTAGATTTAGTGACTGCCAAACTAACAATGAAGTGTTTATGATAAAACAAACAGACATTTAGATTTGATCATCAACATTATGGATCAATCTCCAAATATTCGCATAGAAGCATTGAGAGAAGAATACTTCACAGATTTGAATTCTTCAGTGACGTTCTTCGGGCTGGACTTGGTGCCGTTAGGATAGAGGGAAGATACTCAGAATTGAGGTCCCTCCTTCTTCAGGTTCTTGTAGTCAGTATCGATGGCCACAAACTGGGGAAGAAGACAATATGGCAGGATTTACATAATTCTCTTGGCTACTTATATTGATGCAAAATATATGATTGGCTTAACTCATGCTATTGATAGGCTACATTACTATTACATTGTTGTCAAGTCAAAGAAGAATGGAATAAGATGCAGTAAAGTGTGTTTATTGCTGACAGTGTTGGCAGTACTGTACCTTGTACTGGTAGGTAGGGTCAAGCTGATTCCAGGGCTCAGGGTTGTTCTTCTTGTTCCAGCTGTACAGTGACACAGCAGTCAAAGCAGGCCGAAGTAGGACAAACACAAATGGGATTAGAGGGAACTGTGTTAGTCTGCCTATGATCAACTATTCATGGGCCAGGTCTAGTTTCCAAAAACTCGCATCAGCATAGCCCGTTAGTAGTGATATGGGAATTGATGCACAAGAGGTGGGATTACCTCTTGTGCCTTATGATGTTAAAGGGAATTGGCATCCACTACTATATGTTTTAATTGGATAGTATTAAGAAATTGATTAAACCatattcatttaaaaataaaatggacAATAAGGAAAATGGTAAAGAGTCTTACGTGACATGGGGCCCCTTTGCAAGACGGACCAAATACAAGGAGGCTCCTCCCATTCCCAACAAGATGAAGAAGAACTGGGGGATGAGCTATGAGAGAGTaagaagaaagaggaagatagcAGAACATGGAAGATAGACCATTGCATTCACTCTGAGGCATAGAAATGTGAACATTTCTACATAACCTTTGTCAATACAGTGTTCCAATGACCAGCTGATCAAGCTGATTACACAGGGAGGGATCCATTATAGACTTTGCTCTGTCATTCTTTAGATCACATGACATATGATGATcccgttgtgtctctgtgtgtgtgtgcatgaatacgttcatgcatgtgtgtgtactttTCAGAGAGACACCTCATGTGGAACTTCCTCTTTCATACTAtataccagtgtttcccaactccagtcctcgagtacACAAAACAGCACAagtttttgttgtagccctggacaaactCCCCTGATTCCACTCATCCAggttgaatcaggtgagtttgcCCGTTTCAAACTTTGATCACTTAGTTGTACTATTTCATTAACAAAGACCGTGTCTGTTGCTCTCTCAAAAAGTTGGTATAGCTTTAATAAGCCTATGTGAATGTAGTCAAATAAATGCAGACCTAGTTAGTAAGTAGTTTACTCAGACGTGACTCTGGTAGGGAACGCTGTGGCGCTGTCCAAGTGCTGATCCTACTACACAGGGCTGTTAGGCTAACTGGCATCCCTTGGGTTGTCAAGTTTGTTTCGTAGCTCCCATTTAGACGAAAATCTGATGTAAATTCTTGACTATCTGCTGTTGAGGACATCTGAGCTAATGTATGAGATGGTAATAGTTTCTAACTACTTCGGTCATATCGCCAGTCATCTTTTTAAATAACACTGTCATTAAACAGAAAAACGAATAGCCTGTTTTCTGTGCCCCTCCTCTTTTAACAAACCATTCACCAACTTCAacacaagacaaaaacacattttcaacccccccccccccccaaaaaaaaatgatGTGTCACAATTCATTAGTGAAGCCTGTTCAGGGTTGGAACTTGTGTTTAATTTCAATTACCGTGATGACACTATAGGAAACAATGTATGTTTTACTTGGATCATTTCTTGATTCCATTGAGCAACAACTGGTTGCATATTACACACCGACAACAGAAATTATGAAACTTTCATGAAATATTATAGACTACTAACTCCCTTGAGGTAATAACCATAAAACAAAAATAAGTACTTACCCCTGGATGCTTCTTTACGTGTTCTATCGCTATTTTAAACATATTTGCTTACAGTTTCTAaacttttttattattatatgATATTAATTTCAAGATTATTATATTAATTTTAACAACAGTAATATGTATTGTATTTCGTTTTTGCGGACCCGTTATGCAGACACCCAAAAGATTGTTTGAGACTATCCGAGATTAGCAGTGAATCCCAAACCAGCCCCTCGCCACTAACAACCACTGAATTTATAAATTAACGCTACGAACTCGCTCCGAGGTCCGTTGTCACGTGTTGCCGACGTAACTCGGAGGGTGACTTCCAGAGTGGCGAGGAGAGCAATAAATCCATTAACTTCGGGACACACTCGTGACTTGAATGATGTAATTCCTGTTCTACATTCAAATAATAACATTTAAAATTGTTATTTTACAAGATATATACACTCTAAAAAGAAAAGGTCACTTGAGTATCctgtttttaaacatttatttactaggcaagtcagtgaagaacaaattcttatttattatgacggcctaccccgggccaattgtgcaccaccctatgggactcccaatcgcggccggatgtgatacagcctggattccaaccagggactgtagtggcaCCTCTTGCACCAAAATGCAGtctcttagaccgctgcgccactcaggagctcaAATTCATCAAgttgaaactgtgggggaacccctataaGTTCTTCGAAGAACCctttaaaagggttcttcaaataacTAATTTTAATGGATCCTCAAAGGACCCTATGAATAACTTTTTGGGGTTCATTTTTGAgctacccccctccccttttattattattaataatacacataacaataaGAACAATAACAGAATATTTTAgttgtcagtgtttattatgattttagtggcaaagcagaataaaaaaaatctaaatatgagGTCAACTCCCAGCAGAGTCCCAAGTCCAATGGGTATATCCTCTggcctgttgatgttaatgtgttgttgttctccgtatccatagccacaatgattttgcagtgcatggtgatcgaacaggtttcctgttatattcatcgGAGGTGTAGGGAATCCCCAAAAATTGTAATTATACAGACgattaacaaaacatgcacaccACAGTAATCATACCTTGGTTTTTGTGGTAAATGTGAAtataaaaaactgttttgataATGGTTTCCATtcacataccttgtccataatgtaaAGGCCTATGGGCTATTCATtgaagaggtaagggaggaggatggtataTGTGATCTGCATAACGTACCAATACCAATTGACATACCTTTGTATGCCTCCTCCTCTGTATACCTACAGACACATGTTTCAGTTGGGtagttaggttcctgcaagaacccccgccaactaaggaggttcctcgatcaaatcaaattcaaatcaaatgtatttatatagcccttcgtacatcagctgatatctcaaagtgctgtacagaaacccagcctaaaaccctagaCAGCAAGCtatgcaggtgtagatgcacggtgggtaggaaaaactcccagaaaggccaaaacctaggaagaaacctagaaaggaaccaggctatgtggggtggccagtcctcttctggctgtaccaggtggagattataacagaacatggccaagatgttcaaatgttcctaaatgaccagcatggtcaaataataataatcacagtagttgtcgagggttcttggaagaaccttttgggaCCAATTTTTAGTGccaagaaccctaaggttcttcaaataactttgaggatcttagaagaacccttaTTGAACCCCTCATTTTTAGAGTGTATCCTCAGTAAAAGTAAAAATGTTTATTTGGGAGGTATTTCATTATTTACATGTTCTtcaaagaactttgaggatcttgaAACATTGAACATTGTACATTGAAAACAGACAAACAAATATACTTGCCATACAATTAGACATTTGCAGTGTCTCTATTTTTTGATTATCATACTCATTTCAAGATTATTATATTAATTTTGACAAAAGTAATTTGAATTTTATTTTTGCGTACGTGTTGCGTACGTGTTGCATACGTTGCGTAATGCAGACATGGTTGTTTGAGCGTGTTTGAGCAGAGGTGATGGTAACCAGGTAAAACTCCGGAACC
Coding sequences within:
- the LOC110492352 gene encoding NADH dehydrogenase [ubiquinone] 1 alpha subcomplex subunit 4-like 2 yields the protein MFKIAIEHVKKHPGLIPQFFFILLGMGGASLYLVRLAKGPHVTWNKKNNPEPWNQLDPTYQYKFVAIDTDYKNLKKEGPQF